From Streptobacillus ratti, one genomic window encodes:
- a CDS encoding Rqc2 family fibronectin-binding protein, whose protein sequence is MIYLDTVGIKFLVNELKEELINFKINKIVQYDNNSFSLFFSKKQLFFQIKDNESIIYIKEKKEDSINFSASFLLSLKKYLDHAELTNISLLNNDRIIKLEFKRVNILGNLDTTYIVFEMMGRHSNIFLLNHEENIINILNNNTNIENKRFYSINSKYEYFTNDKKELDLEKIYESSDEMIKDVSGIGKIFANDTFENISLRKEYVNNYVPYIFTSKENYYITYNKFKKFENYEENIYPTLNKALNEYFTTFINTSLIRNKKSNIEKYINNKIKKNNKILVNIKDNIERDKNYEEYKHIGDLLTSYLYLVKPRMDKIEVYDYINNSNVTIILNPNKSPSENLNIYYNKYRKCKKSIQIANDRLILIKQEQEYLESVLDFTQRENDFLGLIEIEKELGIYKEKNKKNKKEKKRELLKYIVDDFEIFVGRNHSENNLITFEKAKNHDIWLHARGIPGSHVIIVTNKKKVPEKVLLESAKLAAINSKGNGNKTVDYTERANVKRINKFGNVTFNNFNSLDIKGNF, encoded by the coding sequence GTGATATATTTAGATACAGTTGGAATAAAGTTCTTAGTAAATGAACTAAAAGAAGAACTAATTAATTTTAAAATAAATAAAATAGTCCAATACGATAATAATTCTTTTTCGTTATTTTTTTCTAAAAAACAACTATTTTTTCAAATAAAAGATAATGAATCAATAATATATATAAAAGAAAAAAAGGAAGATAGCATAAATTTTTCAGCTTCTTTTCTTCTATCTTTAAAAAAATATTTAGATCATGCTGAATTAACAAATATTTCTTTACTTAATAACGACAGAATAATAAAATTAGAATTTAAAAGAGTAAATATACTAGGAAATTTAGATACTACATACATAGTATTTGAAATGATGGGTAGACATTCAAATATATTCTTATTAAATCATGAAGAAAATATTATTAATATATTAAATAATAATACAAATATAGAAAATAAAAGATTTTATTCTATAAATTCTAAATATGAATATTTTACTAATGATAAAAAAGAATTAGATTTAGAAAAAATATATGAATCCTCTGATGAAATGATAAAAGATGTATCTGGTATAGGTAAAATTTTTGCAAATGATACTTTTGAAAATATATCTTTAAGAAAAGAATATGTAAATAACTATGTGCCATATATATTTACAAGCAAAGAAAATTACTATATTACTTACAACAAATTTAAAAAATTTGAAAATTATGAAGAGAATATATACCCTACATTAAATAAAGCACTAAATGAATATTTTACAACATTTATAAATACTTCACTTATTAGGAATAAGAAATCTAATATAGAAAAGTATATAAATAATAAAATAAAGAAAAATAATAAAATTCTTGTAAACATTAAAGATAATATTGAAAGAGATAAAAACTATGAAGAGTATAAGCATATAGGGGATTTATTAACTAGTTATCTTTATCTTGTAAAACCTAGAATGGATAAAATAGAAGTTTATGATTATATAAATAATAGTAATGTAACTATTATTTTAAATCCTAATAAGAGTCCATCAGAAAATCTTAATATTTATTATAATAAATATAGAAAATGTAAAAAATCTATCCAAATTGCAAATGATAGATTAATTTTAATAAAGCAAGAACAAGAATATCTTGAATCTGTACTTGATTTTACTCAAAGAGAAAATGATTTTTTAGGTTTAATTGAAATTGAAAAAGAACTTGGTATATATAAGGAAAAAAATAAGAAAAATAAAAAAGAGAAAAAAAGAGAATTACTTAAATATATAGTTGATGATTTTGAAATATTTGTCGGAAGAAATCATAGTGAAAATAATTTAATTACTTTTGAAAAAGCAAAAAATCATGATATATGGTTACATGCAAGGGGAATTCCTGGTTCACATGTAATTATTGTAACAAACAAGAAAAAAGTTCCTGAAAAAGTTCTTTTAGAATCAGCAAAACTTGCTGCAATAAATTCTAAAGGTAATGGAAATAAAACTGTAGACTATACAGAAAGAGCTAATGTTAAAAGAATAAATAAATTTGGTAATGTAACATTTAATAATTTCAATAGTTTAGATATAAAAGGAAATTTTTAA
- a CDS encoding PASTA domain-containing protein encodes MFNKSIYNKVIKISIIILSILIILTLGRSAFLNSFFNKRETIVPKVTSLHIDDAKKLLNDFNLKYSIIEYKSSEVPEDYVFIQDPKPESVVKVNRTVNIWVNKINSVEIPDLTGKTLIEARRILEEFNIQVVRIDYMPIEELEEEIVLSVYPKVGSKIGTNQKISLLVSSKSLIESKVMPNLIGLDKNDAASVLAEIGQNIAFVTEANDPAFAQNVIITTNPLPGENIEKDTKISIVLNTGVEVDKSITEVLEQKVESKKLDNNIEEILNQTLKEVEKKEANKENKSERE; translated from the coding sequence ATGTTTAATAAAAGTATATATAATAAGGTTATAAAAATTTCAATTATTATTCTATCAATATTAATAATATTAACTTTAGGGCGTTCTGCCTTTTTAAATTCATTTTTTAATAAAAGAGAAACTATAGTTCCTAAAGTTACATCATTACATATAGATGATGCAAAAAAATTACTTAATGATTTTAATTTAAAATACTCTATAATAGAGTATAAATCATCTGAAGTTCCTGAAGATTATGTATTTATTCAAGATCCTAAACCAGAATCTGTAGTTAAAGTAAATAGAACTGTAAATATATGGGTAAATAAAATTAATAGTGTTGAAATTCCTGATTTAACTGGTAAAACATTAATAGAAGCAAGAAGAATATTAGAAGAATTTAATATACAGGTAGTTAGAATTGACTATATGCCTATAGAGGAATTAGAAGAAGAAATAGTTTTATCAGTATATCCTAAAGTAGGAAGTAAAATTGGAACTAATCAAAAAATTTCATTACTTGTTTCATCTAAGTCATTGATAGAAAGTAAGGTTATGCCTAATTTAATAGGACTTGATAAAAACGATGCAGCAAGTGTTTTAGCAGAAATTGGTCAAAATATAGCTTTCGTTACAGAAGCAAACGATCCAGCATTTGCTCAAAATGTTATAATAACTACTAATCCTTTACCGGGTGAAAACATAGAAAAAGATACTAAAATAAGTATTGTTTTAAATACTGGTGTAGAAGTCGATAAAAGTATTACCGAAGTTTTAGAACAAAAAGTAGAATCAAAGAAACTAGATAATAATATAGAAGAAATTTTAAATCAAACTTTAAAAGAAGTAGAGAAAAAAGAGGCTAATAAAGAAAATAAGTCAGAAAGGGAATAA
- the rpe gene encoding ribulose-phosphate 3-epimerase has protein sequence MNKEIIIAPSLLAADFANLKEEVIKIGETKAKWLHLDIMDGNFVPNISFGADIIKAIRPYSNLYFDAHLMVEKPEWYIESVAKAGVNSITIHVEATKHLHRALQLIKSYGVKAGVSINPATDIDFLDNVIEELDLILVMTVNPGFGGQKFINAMCQKIKRIREKFPHIDIQVDGGINDKTSILVKEAGANILVAGSYVFSGDYDKKVNSLL, from the coding sequence ATGAATAAAGAAATTATTATTGCACCATCATTACTAGCAGCAGATTTTGCTAATTTAAAAGAAGAAGTAATAAAAATAGGTGAAACAAAAGCTAAATGGTTACATTTAGATATTATGGATGGAAATTTTGTTCCAAATATCAGTTTTGGTGCTGATATTATCAAAGCAATAAGACCTTATTCAAACCTATATTTCGATGCACATTTAATGGTAGAAAAACCAGAATGGTACATTGAATCTGTTGCAAAAGCTGGAGTAAACAGTATTACTATTCATGTTGAAGCAACTAAACATTTACATAGAGCTCTTCAATTAATAAAATCTTATGGTGTAAAAGCTGGAGTTTCTATTAATCCAGCTACAGATATAGATTTTTTAGATAATGTTATTGAAGAATTAGATTTAATATTAGTTATGACTGTTAATCCAGGATTTGGTGGTCAAAAATTTATTAATGCTATGTGCCAAAAAATTAAAAGAATTAGAGAAAAATTCCCTCATATAGATATACAAGTAGATGGAGGAATAAATGATAAAACTAGTATACTTGTAAAAGAGGCTGGTGCTAATATATTAGTAGCTGGTTCTTATGTATTTTCAGGTGATTATGATAAAAAAGTAAATTCGTTATTATAG
- a CDS encoding MarR family winged helix-turn-helix transcriptional regulator, with protein MYNKMEILIDDFYKTYYKMEEINLSLAIKCLTTTELHIIECIGLEKITMKELSTRLGITMGTTSIAINKLEEKKFINRIRSKVDKRKVYVSLNKKGQIAYNYHGNFHTTTLEKVTKNIPEDKLNVFLETFEELLNNLKSLKLNLEPEVLTHFRVGDKIEVSEVKGNSIIRLALSEMGIQLKTFIEILDIHKDSIRIKIHDNEKLISKEHALYVFALKKES; from the coding sequence ATGTATAATAAAATGGAAATTTTAATAGATGATTTCTATAAAACTTATTACAAAATGGAAGAAATAAATTTAAGCCTAGCAATTAAATGTCTTACAACTACAGAATTACATATTATTGAATGTATAGGTCTTGAAAAAATAACTATGAAAGAACTTTCAACAAGACTTGGAATTACTATGGGTACAACATCTATAGCTATTAATAAGCTTGAAGAAAAAAAATTCATAAATAGAATTAGATCAAAAGTAGATAAAAGAAAAGTTTATGTAAGCTTAAATAAAAAAGGACAAATAGCATATAACTATCATGGTAATTTTCACACTACTACTTTAGAGAAAGTAACTAAAAATATCCCTGAAGATAAATTAAATGTATTTCTTGAAACTTTTGAAGAATTACTTAATAATCTTAAATCATTAAAACTTAATCTTGAACCTGAAGTTTTAACACATTTTAGAGTTGGAGATAAAATTGAAGTTAGTGAAGTAAAAGGTAATAGTATAATTAGACTTGCTCTATCTGAAATGGGAATACAACTTAAAACTTTTATAGAAATCTTAGATATACACAAAGATTCTATAAGAATAAAAATTCATGATAATGAAAAACTAATTTCAAAAGAACACGCTTTATATGTATTCGCTTTAAAAAAGGAGAGTTAA
- the rsgA gene encoding ribosome small subunit-dependent GTPase A, with protein MIIEGKVIRKIQGFYFIYTNYTFKNIEDFENKLIKCKLRGNLKIKNKKDNCIIGDNVLVDTDLDIIVEILERNNFLKRPLISNIDNLAITFSAKDPDFDIIQFQKLLLNIHKNNLVPLLLITKFDLMSENEKKEIDNILKENFPYLKYFFISHDNSIFNNEFSEFKKYISNKNVIITGPSGVGKSTLINNILNQEILITGDISQKTKKGKNTTVDTRFFPYNNGFIIDTPGFSSIEFPNFKNLLDIKEYFPEINELSSECKFSNCIHIHEPNCNVKEKLNKLRYDFYKLIYQNMQKGEK; from the coding sequence ATGATAATAGAGGGAAAAGTAATACGTAAAATTCAAGGTTTCTATTTTATATACACTAATTATACATTTAAAAATATCGAAGATTTTGAAAATAAGTTAATAAAATGTAAATTACGTGGTAACTTAAAAATTAAAAATAAAAAAGATAATTGTATTATAGGGGATAATGTACTTGTAGACACAGATCTTGATATTATCGTTGAAATATTAGAAAGAAATAATTTTTTAAAAAGACCTTTGATTTCTAATATCGATAATTTAGCTATTACCTTTTCAGCAAAAGACCCTGATTTTGATATTATTCAATTTCAGAAACTATTATTAAATATACATAAAAATAATTTAGTCCCTTTATTATTAATTACAAAATTTGATTTAATGTCTGAAAATGAAAAAAAAGAAATTGATAATATTTTAAAAGAAAATTTCCCTTATTTAAAATATTTCTTTATTTCTCATGATAATTCTATTTTTAATAATGAATTTTCTGAGTTTAAAAAATATATTTCTAATAAAAATGTAATAATAACTGGTCCAAGTGGTGTTGGAAAATCAACATTAATCAACAATATACTTAATCAGGAAATATTAATTACAGGAGATATTAGTCAAAAAACTAAAAAGGGTAAAAATACTACAGTTGACACAAGATTTTTCCCATATAATAATGGTTTCATTATAGATACACCTGGATTTTCAAGTATAGAATTTCCTAATTTTAAAAATTTATTAGATATTAAAGAGTATTTCCCAGAAATAAATGAGTTAAGCTCTGAATGTAAATTTTCAAACTGTATTCATATACATGAACCAAATTGTAACGTGAAAGAAAAATTAAATAAATTAAGATACGATTTCTATAAACTTATATATCAAAATATGCAAAAAGGAGAAAAATAA